The Moorena producens PAL-8-15-08-1 genomic interval AGATGATAACAGAAGAGATACTGTTAAAGTACCCTTGCATCTTAGCCCATCTGAAATTTCTCCTCATTTGGAGATACCTTATATCTCTTGACTAGATAATCATCTTTTCCAGAGCAGGCAGATCACAGATAAAAAGGATATCCTGATCCCGCATGATCAAGCCTTTCTTCTCCAGCTTTGTCAGGACTCGTGTGACCGTCTCCCGCGCCAATCCACTCAGGCTACTTATCTCTCGATGAGGTAAGTTAGGAATCTCAGTTCCTCTTTGTTTCAATTTGCCTTGTCCTTCAGCGAGAAACAACAATGTGTCTGCCACTCGTGAGGTACTATCTGACTCCCGCAAGCGTAGGCGTCGGTTAACCTGACGCAGACGCTTTGCCATCAACTGAGCTAAGTGGACACCAGCCAAAGGTTCCGTATGAATTAACTCAGTAAAATCCTGAGCAGGTATACTACCAATGGTTGTAGGGGTCAAGGTAATCACATCTGTTGAACGAGGTACTTCCTCTAACGCTGCCATTTCACCAAAGATTTCTCCTTTCCCAAGAATATTCAGGGTCACCTCCTTCCCATCCAGGTTATAGGTGCGAATCTTTGCCCAACCATCTAAGATGAAATAGACAGACCCGCCCCAGTCATTCTCCAGTAAAATCACTCGAT includes:
- a CDS encoding Crp/Fnr family transcriptional regulator; protein product: MEDRYNSSEVNSNVHDSMASTPFFAGLPDSSVKKAIINMVTRSHPANRVILLENDWGGSVYFILDGWAKIRTYNLDGKEVTLNILGKGEIFGEMAALEEVPRSTDVITLTPTTIGSIPAQDFTELIHTEPLAGVHLAQLMAKRLRQVNRRLRLRESDSTSRVADTLLFLAEGQGKLKQRGTEIPNLPHREISSLSGLARETVTRVLTKLEKKGLIMRDQDILFICDLPALEKMII